Sequence from the Deltaproteobacteria bacterium genome:
CGATGTCCTCGAGGAAAACGATTCTGCCCCTGAAATTCGGCGCGTACGGTGTTCCGACCAGGTGGCACAGGGTTCTCAGATTCCCGCCGGTCACGATCCCGGTGCAGCGACCCGGCCGGAGTGTCTCTCCCCCGTTAGCCTGGAGTTCGATCGGTTCGTTCGACGTCATGGCCGCGGCCAGGCTCCCTTGCGTCTCCTGGTCGCCTTTGCCCAGGGTGGTGAGCACGGGCCCGTGAAATGCCACTGCGCCGCCCCTCTCCACCATGGTCACCAGCAGGGCGGTGATGTCGCTGAAGCCGATAAAAAATTTGGGGTTGGCCTGAAGCGCGTCAAAAGCGATATGATCCAGCAGCCTCATAGAGCCGTATCCGCCCCGGGCACAGAAAATACCGTTGACATTTTTATCGCTGAGCATCCGGTTCACCAAACCAGCCCGGTGGCGGTCGGGGCCGGCGAGAAACCGGCCCTGCCTGGACAAGCCGTCGGGAAGGAACACCCGGTACCCCATGTTCTCAAGCACGGCCACACCCTTTTCAAAAAGTGCCTGGTCAAAGGGGCTCGCAGGTGCGACCACGCCGATGGTGTCACCGGGCGTAAGACGGGGAGGCTTTTTAATCGTTTGCTGCCGCACCATTATGATCCGTAATTTAAAAAAAGATACAGTGAAAGAAACAAGCAAAAACCTTAATCCATTAAATTTAAACATAAAATTAATGCTCAAGCAAATATTAATTTCAAGCGGTTAAAATAGACGCAATCTTGCGGGGAATGGTTGACAGGTCTTCGATGGGGTGCTAATAGGGTTTGTTTGCGTCGGGGCGTAGCGCAGTCTGGTAGCGCACTTGAATGGGGTTCAAGGGGTCGGAGGTTCAAATCCTCTCGCCCCGACCAAATTATACTTATAATATTAATAAGTTATGCGAATGCCGATTTCATCAGAAATCGGCATTTTTGC
This genomic interval carries:
- a CDS encoding LD-carboxypeptidase, producing the protein MVRQQTIKKPPRLTPGDTIGVVAPASPFDQALFEKGVAVLENMGYRVFLPDGLSRQGRFLAGPDRHRAGLVNRMLSDKNVNGIFCARGGYGSMRLLDHIAFDALQANPKFFIGFSDITALLVTMVERGGAVAFHGPVLTTLGKGDQETQGSLAAAMTSNEPIELQANGGETLRPGRCTGIVTGGNLRTLCHLVGTPYAPNFRGRIVFLEDIGEAPYRIDRMLYHMRMAGCFEGMAGLALGTFDDCGPPGDVSKIVMDIFNDVDIPILSGFAIGHGPVNRTIPLGIPAELDTERQRLAFLEPAVT